The Filimonas lacunae genomic sequence ACAGGTATCCGGACAGCCTTTTGCCAGGCAGGCTTATAAGGCCACCCATTGGTTGTTGCAGTTGTCTGTAGTGGGGCTGGGGTTTGGCATGACAGTTACCAGTGCCTTACAGGCAGGTAAACAAAGCCTGGCAATCACTATTGTTTCCATCATCATTACTTTATTATTGGGCACTTTACTAGGCCGATGGCTGCTTATAGAAAAGAAAACCGCTTTTCTGGTGGCAGCAGGCACAGCTATATGCGGCGGCAGTGCTATTGCTGCCATAGCCCCGGTAATAAAAGCAGAAGAAAAACAAATTTCAGTAGCCCTGGGTGTGGTTTTTGTTTTAAATGCTGTTGCCTTGTACCTGTTTCCTGTGGTGGGACATTTGCTTCATTTATCTGGAACACAGTTTGGCGTATGGTGTGCCGTGGCTATACACGATACCAGCTCGGTAACAGGTGCAGCCGCCCGGTATGGCACACATGCACTGGAAATAGCTACTACTGTAAAACTGGCAAGGGCGTTGTGGATTATACCAGTAGCTTTTTTGTCGGGCCTGGTATTTAAACAGGGGGCAGGCAAGGTAACCGTTCCCTGGTTTATTGCCTTGTTTATCATTGCCATGATCATACATACCTATGTTCCGGCGGTAGAGCCGTATGCAGGTTATATTGTACATGTAGCAAAAGCAGGCTTAACCCTTACACTATTTTTAATAGGTAGCGGCTTGTCAGTATCCACCTTGCGTAAGGTAGGAGCAAAGTCTTTTATACAGGGGGGCATATTATGGGTAATGATAGCTTTGGTTAACTTATGGGTAATAATTGTAATGTTACCATGATTAAGCATTTTTTAAGCATGTGATGTATAGCGATAAGTTTCTTCCTTTCATCTATATGTTTTACAGTTTGGTAGCATTGTGTTGCTGAAGCCCTTATTTGGTAAGGGATTTGGAGTGCAGTAGTTATTGGATGAATGTTGTAACTGTGACAACACATTAAACAATATTCAACTGTTAATATCGTAACATAACGCGTTAAAATGCGTGCAAGATGCTGTTAAGAGGGCTTCTAACTTTACAGAGAAGGCGGTTCTATTAAGGAGAAAACTAAATAATGCACAATTATGAGAAAGTCCCCCAACATGCTTATGTTGCTGTTATTGCTATGTACTGGTGTGAATGTGCTTGCACAGAGCACATTTTCTGTAAAAGGTAAAATAACAGATTCAACAGGTGTTGCCATAGGCAACGTGTCTATTAAAGAGAAAAACCAAAAACGAGGCACTACCAGTAAAGATGACGGTAGTTTTCTGCTCTCAGTTTCGGGTAGCAACGCGGTATTGATTATTTCCAGTATTGGTTATGAAGAACAGGAAGTACCTGTACAAGGCAAAGCCAATGTAGTGGTAATGCTGCAACGTTCAACAGAACAGTTGTCTGATATTGTAGTAACTGCATTAGGTGTAAAGCGTGACAAGCGCAATCTTACATTTAGCAGCCAGGTAGTACAGGGAGCAGAAGTGAACAAAGCACAGGAACCCAACGTGCTGAATGCATTAACCGGAAAGGCGGCAGGTGTGCAAATTACCAGCACTACCGGTGCACCGGGTAGCAGTGCTGCAATTGTTATCAGGGGTGTTACTTCACTAAGTGGAGACAACCAGGCATTGATTGTGCTGGATGGGGTGCCAATGAACAACGATGAAACCGATGGCGGTGGTGGTGGTGGGGCAGGCGGTAACCGCCTGAGCGATCTGGACCCTTCTGTTATCGATAACATCAACATTCTGAAAGGTGCTGCAGCTACTGCGCTGTATGGTTCGGCAGGAGCCAGGGGGGTAGTATTAATTACCACTAAAGGCGGCAGCAAAGGCAAAAAGCCTGTTGTAACGCTTTCCTCTTCACTTTCATTGGAAACGCCACATCTTGCGCCCCGCCAGTTATTATATTCACAAGGCAACAATGGCCAGTACATAGATGGCGAAACTCAGAAAAGCAGTTATTCCTGGGGAGCCAGAATGGATACCCTGCACGATGCCAGTGGCAATAAAGTGCAGTTTCATAATCCCATGAAAGAGTTTTTTAAAACAGGTATTACCAACAATAACACCATCAGCGTTGCAGGAGGTAATAACCAGTCAGACTACTTTATATCCTATTCTTATTTTAAACAGAAGGGTACAGTGCCTAACACTGACTTAAGCAGGCATAGCTTGTTTACCAAATATCATACGCAGGTATATGATAAGCTGTCTGCCACTTTTGAGTTAACCTATTCCAATGCTACCAAAAACTTTATTGATGAAGGGTATGGTTTGCAAAACCCTATTACCAACGTATATATATCACCGGTATCTTACAACTTAAAGAACTATTTAAATGCAGACGGTACGCAGCGTTTATTCCGTTATAACAGGAATAACCCTTATTGGGTGCTCAATAACATAGGTAACCATTCTAACATAAACAGGTTTATGCCCCAGGTAAACCTGGTATATACACCGGCCAGCTGGTTATCGGTTACTGAAAGAGTAGGCGCAGATATTTATATGGATCTGCTGAACTATCATATCAACAAAGGCGATATTTCATTCAGCGATGGCAAGGTATATACCAATAATACTACTTTTAAGCAGTTTAACCACGACCTGATAGTGCAGTTAAAGCAACAGTTTGGTAAGTTTAACACCAGTCTGATGCTGGGTAATAACGTATGGAGCCGTTATTACAATTATATGTCCGCTACTGGTACCGGGTTGTCTAAGGCCGGGTATTATAATATGGCCAGTGCCGCTTCGGTGTCTTATGCCGAATCTAAATACGATCAGCGTAAAGTAGGTTTTTATGCGCAGGCAGAAGTGGATTATAACCGTTTGCTGATATTGTCGTTAAGCGGCAGGTATGATGGCAGTTCTGTATTGTCTACCAGCAATGCCTTTTACCCATACGGTTCGGCTGCTGTAGGCTTTATCTTTTCAGAACTGCTGGATGCGCAAACCAAAAAGATTATCAACTTTGGTAAGTTGCGTGCTTCCTATGCTTCTGTGGGAAACGATAACGTAACTGTATATGCCAATAGTACGCCTTATGTACAGGTTACCAATGCTAATACCGGTGCCAATGTTACCTTTCCTTACGCCGGTGTAAACGGTTTTGCATTAAGCAGCAACCTGGGCAACAGCCAGTTGAAAAACGAACTGCAGAAAGAGTTTGAAGTAGGATTGGAAACAAAGTTATTGGGCAACCGGTTAGGGCTGGAAGCATCTTATTTTAACCGTAATATGAGCCAGGGGCTTGTAAGCGGCATTTCGCTGGCGCCTTCTACAGGTTATTCCACCACTACTATTAACTCGGCAGAAATTAATACAAAAGGCGTTGAATTATTACTGAATGGCACACCCGTTAAAACGCGCAATTTCAGCTGGGATGTAACGGTAAACTTTACCAAGCTGAACACGAAGGTAAAAGAAGTGGCTCCGGGTAAACTGGACGAAACGCAGATTGGTTTTACCTATGCAGTGAAAGGAATGCCTTATGGTATGTTTTACGGATCGGTTTATGCACGTAATGCACAGGGCGAACTGCTGTTAAAGAATGGTTTGCCTTACAGCGAAAGTAATGATTACCTGGGTACGGCCACTCCTGACTGGACAGGTGGTATTACCAACCAGTTTCACTATAAAAACTTCGCACTCAGCTTTTTCATTGATACCAGGCAGGGAGGTATGCTGCAAAACGTTGATGAATATTATAACTTAACCTACGGCGTATCTAAAGCCACAGAAAACAGGGCAGATAGAATTATTAAAGGTATAGATGCGGCTACAGGTGCAGCTAATACCACTGTTGTTACGGCACAAAGCTATTTTACCACTATCAGTGGTATTACCGAATCGCAGATGCAGAAAGCATCTTATATCAAACTGCGTAATGTAAGTTTCAGTTATTCGCTCAACAAATCCCTGCTGGTGAAAACACCTTTTAAAGAGGCCACTATTACATTTACCGGTCGCAATTTATGGATTCATAAAGCAGCTGGTTTTACGGGATCGGATCCGGAATCAACCAACACCTTCGGCACCAGTAATGGAAACATGGGTGTGTACACGTTCGGAACGCCTACGTCCCGTTCTTATGGATGCTCATTAAAATTTGTTTTTTAAATCTACTGTCATGAAGAAAAGTTTCATCATTATATTATCACTTGTTGCGATAGCCTCTTTCTCCGGTTGTAAAAAATACCTGGATGTAAACACCAATCCCAACAATTTAAGTGATGCATCGGAAAACCTGTTACTGGCGCCACTGGAAGAATCTGTTACTAATTATGTAGCAGGCGGTTATTGCGCCATCTTATCCAATTACTGGATGCAGAATATGTCGTTAAACCAGAATGCACCCAACGAGGTTACCTACCAGGTATATAACTCGTCATTTAACGATACCTGGAACAACTTTTATGTAAAGTGTATGAACAATATGTATACACTTAATAAAATAGCTACTGCCAACGGAAACAGCACTTATGCAGGCATCGCTAAAATATTAATGGCGTATACTTTAGGCGCTGCAACCGATGTGTGGGGAGATGTGCCTTATTCACAGGCTTTCCAGGGCACTACCAATGCCACGCCTGTCTATGATAAGCAGGCTGATATTTATACCACGCTGCAGGTATTACTGGATAGCGGTATTGCACAGGTAACACGCGCATCGGGCCTTAAGCCGGGATCGGATGATTTTTTTTACAGTGGTGATGGTACTAAATGGATTAAATTGGCTTACAGCCTGAAAGCCCGCTATTATATCCACCTGGTAAAAGCCACAGGATATAGCGAAGCCACGCAGGCCCAACTGGCGCTGACCGCATTGGCCAATGGTATGACGACTTATGCAGATGACTGTTTGTTTCCTTACACCGGTGCAAACACTTCATCGGCTCCCTGGTACTGGAACTTTTATCCTACCAGCACTAATATTATGGCATCTCATTATGTGGACAGTTTAAAGGCGCGTAACGACCCCCGGATCTCTTATTTGCTGAGCAAATCGGAAAACACAGGATTATATACAGGATATGTGCCCGGTACAGGCATTGGTACGCAAAAAGATTATTCTATTGCCGGTAACTTTTATGGGGATGCAGCTTCTAATGGGTATGTTTTTAATGCCGATGAAGCCCTGTTTTTGAAAGCCGAAGCCACTTACCGTTTATCGGGCTATGCGGCGGCGGCACCTATCTACCGCAATGCTATTACTAATAATATGTTGAAATATGGCATAGATACCAATGGTACAGCAGCTCAAACATACCTGGCTGCCAGAGGCACGCTTACTGCTGCTACTGCCTTACAGCGCATTATGGAAGAGAAAAGCACTGCTAATTTCTTTTCGCTGGAAGGCTGGACAGACTGGCGCAGAACAGGGTATCCTGCATTAACCGTAATTAGCCAGGCCAATGGGGCGGCAGCGGGTATCACTGAAATACCCAGGCGCTTTTTATATCCTTTGCTGGAATTGGCTTCTAATCCACAATCTGTACAAAGTGCTAAAATATCCGACCGCGTGTGGTGGGATACCAAATAATGTTTTCTCCTGTTTCAATACAAGGCTGGTCTTTTTTAAGGCCAGCCTTTTTTGTAAACGCTTTTTACAAGTGAGTGTTACGGGATACTCCGCGTATCTCCATAATCAAATCTTCCCCATAAGCGCTGGCGGGTGTCTGGTAGCCTGGCTTGTAATGCCCATTCACTATTTTTTGCGCTATCAGCAGCATGGTATGTGCGGTAAGCTCATAAGCCTCGGCACAGCGCAGGGTAGCGGATAATTGTTCGCCTTTGAGGTTGGTGACCTCTGCCTGTATCACACTAAAAGCTTTTTGGCGTGTTTGGGCATCTGGTCCGGCAGGCTTGCGTTGAATAATGCTGGTGATCCATTTGTGTACAAAGCGTTTTCGCAGCAACCAGTTAAACAGCAATTGTGTTTTCAAAAACAACCATACGCCTTTTTGAATACCGGTATAAGTAACAATATTGGGAATGCCGGTGGAGTAATAAGCCGTGCTGATATCGCCCCAGGGAATGCTCATGGTAAACAAGGGTTTGGGTAACCCGGGAAAGTGAACGCTTCGTCCTCTTTTACCAACCGGTTCAGGTGTTATCACCCCATCTTTCCTTACCGCTCCGGGTAAGCCCAGTTTTTGTAAAGTAGTAATAGAGGTGCCGCGGGACAGGCTGCTGCCTACAATAGCAAAGGCAATGGTAAGTGAATGTGCATCGGGCATGCGGTTCTTTAACCAGAGAGCCAGGCAGTCGGTGGGTACTACATCAAAGCCTGCTCCGGGTAATAGCATAATATTTTTGTCCAGTGCCTGTTGGTGAAAAGCGTGCAGCATTTCAAACACTTCCAGGTCGCCATTAAGATCCATGTAATGGGTGTTCGTTTGCATGCAGGCCTGTATCATAGGCCGGGCGGTAATATCGTAAGGGCCGGCGGCATTCACTACCAGTGGGAATTGTTGTAGCAGCGCAATTAAAGTCGCTGTATCTGCCAGGTCTGTAATATGGTAAGGCAATTGCAATTCTTTAGCCAGTGGTTCAATGGCTTCTTTACGCCTGCCGGCCAAAGTGGGCTGTAAACCGTACTGCGTGGCATAGCGGGCTATCATTTCACCGGAATAGCCATTGGCACCATAAAGCAAAAAAGTATTCTGTTGCATGGGGTAAAGTACAAAAGAATGCGTTACAGGCAAAAAAACAGGCCCCTGAGGGCCTGTTTACGGGGATATGTGTGCTGTGCTATTATCCTTTGCTAATGGTGCCGCCAATTTGAGTTACCATGCTGCTGGTGGTAAAGGTGCTGGAAATGGTGCCGTTGCTGTAAGTGCCGCTGGTATACAGGCCGTTAAAGCTGGTGCCTGATGCCACACTGCCACCGGTATATACCACATAGCTGGTATTGGCTTCCAGTTTAGAACTGGCGAACAGCAGGGTGCTGTATGCAACAGGAGCCAGGAAGGTTAAGGCTTCTATACCATCTGTAGCTTGAATATGTATTACCTGGTTGGCGCTTCCACTGCCCATAATTACAGAATGAATAGTGCTTTGTGTGCTGCTGGGGCCGCTGGTGGCACCACCAATAGCCACTACCGTGCCACCAGTGATTTTTAAGGTGCGTGCATCACAATCAATACCGGCTTCCGGCGATTTAGCGCCTATGGCTACTACAGCGCCCCCGGTAATGGTGAATATACCGTTAGAGTCCATAGCATCGTTGCCGGTACTGTAAGAATATACATAACCTCCATTAATGTAAATAGCTGTACCTGCATTTAACCCATCATCAGCTGTGGTGGTTTGAATGCGCCCGCCATTAATAGTTAGTACGCTTTTGCTTTCAATGCCTTCACCGGCAGTGGATTTTACGGTAATGGTGCCGCCGTTGATAGTTACATAGGGGGTGATGGTGCTATCATCTTCGTCGTAAGAAGCGGCAATACCATCATCTGCAGTATTCAACGTAAATGTGCCATCGTTGATAATGATAAAGCCTTCTTCTGCTTCAATGCCGTCACTGCCGGCAGTAATGGCCAATGTGCCGCCATCGGCAATAAAGCCGTCATTGGTGTGAATGCCGTCCGATGCGCTGCCCGTAATGGTAATGTTGCCACTACGTATGCGTATATAATCATCGCTGCAAATGGCATGCTTGTAATTACCTTTTACACTAAGGCTGCCTGTGCCACTGAATATCATTTGCCCTTCGCTAAAGATGGTGCCTTTCATATCCTCACTGCCCGATGCCGTATAACTGCTGCCATCTGTGAGGGTGTTGGTAGTATTATCTGCCACCACAATAAAGGCGCGCTTGGATGATTGAATGTTTAAGGCAGGTCCGTCGCTGTTGGTGATGCTGGCACCGTTTAAGGTTACCTTGAATTTATTATCACTGTATATTTTTACCGAGCCATTGCTGGTGGTGCCGGCCAGCACATATTCTACTGCTTTTGCAGTAGAGGTAATTACTACATCATCCCCGCTTTCTGTAATGATAACGCCACTGGCAGCAAGCGGATTGCTGATGCTGAGTGTGGTGCCGAATGTGATGGTAACGGTATTGGAAAAGGAACTATTCTCTACCAGGTCATCTGCATCA encodes the following:
- a CDS encoding YeiH family protein — encoded protein: MQSTHAATAITGRQLFIRNSLAQKTIFILLAALCCTSFITPPVALLLGLIVAQVSGQPFARQAYKATHWLLQLSVVGLGFGMTVTSALQAGKQSLAITIVSIIITLLLGTLLGRWLLIEKKTAFLVAAGTAICGGSAIAAIAPVIKAEEKQISVALGVVFVLNAVALYLFPVVGHLLHLSGTQFGVWCAVAIHDTSSVTGAAARYGTHALEIATTVKLARALWIIPVAFLSGLVFKQGAGKVTVPWFIALFIIAMIIHTYVPAVEPYAGYIVHVAKAGLTLTLFLIGSGLSVSTLRKVGAKSFIQGGILWVMIALVNLWVIIVMLP
- a CDS encoding saccharopine dehydrogenase family protein, which produces MQQNTFLLYGANGYSGEMIARYATQYGLQPTLAGRRKEAIEPLAKELQLPYHITDLADTATLIALLQQFPLVVNAAGPYDITARPMIQACMQTNTHYMDLNGDLEVFEMLHAFHQQALDKNIMLLPGAGFDVVPTDCLALWLKNRMPDAHSLTIAFAIVGSSLSRGTSITTLQKLGLPGAVRKDGVITPEPVGKRGRSVHFPGLPKPLFTMSIPWGDISTAYYSTGIPNIVTYTGIQKGVWLFLKTQLLFNWLLRKRFVHKWITSIIQRKPAGPDAQTRQKAFSVIQAEVTNLKGEQLSATLRCAEAYELTAHTMLLIAQKIVNGHYKPGYQTPASAYGEDLIMEIRGVSRNTHL
- a CDS encoding SusD/RagB family nutrient-binding outer membrane lipoprotein, which gives rise to MKKSFIIILSLVAIASFSGCKKYLDVNTNPNNLSDASENLLLAPLEESVTNYVAGGYCAILSNYWMQNMSLNQNAPNEVTYQVYNSSFNDTWNNFYVKCMNNMYTLNKIATANGNSTYAGIAKILMAYTLGAATDVWGDVPYSQAFQGTTNATPVYDKQADIYTTLQVLLDSGIAQVTRASGLKPGSDDFFYSGDGTKWIKLAYSLKARYYIHLVKATGYSEATQAQLALTALANGMTTYADDCLFPYTGANTSSAPWYWNFYPTSTNIMASHYVDSLKARNDPRISYLLSKSENTGLYTGYVPGTGIGTQKDYSIAGNFYGDAASNGYVFNADEALFLKAEATYRLSGYAAAAPIYRNAITNNMLKYGIDTNGTAAQTYLAARGTLTAATALQRIMEEKSTANFFSLEGWTDWRRTGYPALTVISQANGAAAGITEIPRRFLYPLLELASNPQSVQSAKISDRVWWDTK
- a CDS encoding SusC/RagA family TonB-linked outer membrane protein, whose translation is MRKSPNMLMLLLLLCTGVNVLAQSTFSVKGKITDSTGVAIGNVSIKEKNQKRGTTSKDDGSFLLSVSGSNAVLIISSIGYEEQEVPVQGKANVVVMLQRSTEQLSDIVVTALGVKRDKRNLTFSSQVVQGAEVNKAQEPNVLNALTGKAAGVQITSTTGAPGSSAAIVIRGVTSLSGDNQALIVLDGVPMNNDETDGGGGGGAGGNRLSDLDPSVIDNINILKGAAATALYGSAGARGVVLITTKGGSKGKKPVVTLSSSLSLETPHLAPRQLLYSQGNNGQYIDGETQKSSYSWGARMDTLHDASGNKVQFHNPMKEFFKTGITNNNTISVAGGNNQSDYFISYSYFKQKGTVPNTDLSRHSLFTKYHTQVYDKLSATFELTYSNATKNFIDEGYGLQNPITNVYISPVSYNLKNYLNADGTQRLFRYNRNNPYWVLNNIGNHSNINRFMPQVNLVYTPASWLSVTERVGADIYMDLLNYHINKGDISFSDGKVYTNNTTFKQFNHDLIVQLKQQFGKFNTSLMLGNNVWSRYYNYMSATGTGLSKAGYYNMASAASVSYAESKYDQRKVGFYAQAEVDYNRLLILSLSGRYDGSSVLSTSNAFYPYGSAAVGFIFSELLDAQTKKIINFGKLRASYASVGNDNVTVYANSTPYVQVTNANTGANVTFPYAGVNGFALSSNLGNSQLKNELQKEFEVGLETKLLGNRLGLEASYFNRNMSQGLVSGISLAPSTGYSTTTINSAEINTKGVELLLNGTPVKTRNFSWDVTVNFTKLNTKVKEVAPGKLDETQIGFTYAVKGMPYGMFYGSVYARNAQGELLLKNGLPYSESNDYLGTATPDWTGGITNQFHYKNFALSFFIDTRQGGMLQNVDEYYNLTYGVSKATENRADRIIKGIDAATGAANTTVVTAQSYFTTISGITESQMQKASYIKLRNVSFSYSLNKSLLVKTPFKEATITFTGRNLWIHKAAGFTGSDPESTNTFGTSNGNMGVYTFGTPTSRSYGCSLKFVF
- a CDS encoding carbohydrate-binding domain-containing protein yields the protein MRKKQHCTPLLKNGLLLLLATTFITSCSKSDQQAEIVTSGSSAIDSTYTSGTAEGSKETGYDADDLVENSSFSNTVTITFGTTLSISNPLAASGVIITESGDDVVITSTAKAVEYVLAGTTSNGSVKIYSDNKFKVTLNGASITNSDGPALNIQSSKRAFIVVADNTTNTLTDGSSYTASGSEDMKGTIFSEGQMIFSGTGSLSVKGNYKHAICSDDYIRIRSGNITITGSASDGIHTNDGFIADGGTLAITAGSDGIEAEEGFIIINDGTFTLNTADDGIAASYDEDDSTITPYVTINGGTITVKSTAGEGIESKSVLTINGGRIQTTTADDGLNAGTAIYINGGYVYSYSTGNDAMDSNGIFTITGGAVVAIGAKSPEAGIDCDARTLKITGGTVVAIGGATSGPSSTQSTIHSVIMGSGSANQVIHIQATDGIEALTFLAPVAYSTLLFASSKLEANTSYVVYTGGSVASGTSFNGLYTSGTYSNGTISSTFTTSSMVTQIGGTISKG